ATTGACTATATATTCTTACTCACGGCCTTAGCCGATTAGGAACTTAGGCAATGACACAAAGGGTCATGCCACCGGGGTGAGCCTCCTGGTTACGAGGAACttcagaagaggaagcggCGGCAGAAGtgaaggtggtgaagatggCAGTGAAGGCGTCCATTGTAGTGGGTTATGGAGTAGCGGTGGTTTGGTTGCTAGTGAGTAGTTAGGGCTGAATGAATGTCTAGTAGTGAGCGAGAAAAACGGGAAACCTCGAACTTTTTATATACTATCGCATTGTGTGAGGTCTCCGAGTAACGCTCTGATGACTTGAGAACTAACCGAAGAACAATAGAGCACCACTACAGACCTTGCCAGAGAACAATAGAACACTTTAAAAGCGTTTGCCAGTTAAACAAAACGACCACAAAAAGTCCCTCGGCTTTGAGGCGGCGAACAAAAGACATATTTCACTCTTTCAGATGTCCGAGATTGCGCCAAGGCAACAAAAAGTGTTTAAAAACAATGGTGTCGGAGAACAATACAACACCATTAGTAGACTCTGCcgaaaagacaaaaaagaTCAGGAGTCAAGTGATCCGAGAGAATAACAATAAAACATTCTTGGCTTTGACGGACTCTGACCTTTTACCGCAGGGACGGATGTCTTATTGTTGTTCTTCGCCGCCTCAAAGCCGAGGGACTTTTTGTGGTCGTTTTGTTTAACTGGCAAACGCTTTTAAAGTGTTCTATTGTTCTCTGGCAAGGTCTGTAGTGGTGCTCTATTGTTCTTCGGTTAGTTCTCAAGTCATCAGAGCGTTACTCGGAGACCTCACACAATGCGATAGTATATAAAAAGTTCGAGGTTTCCCGTTTTTCTCGCTCACTACTAGACATTCATTCAGCCCTAACTACTCACTAGCAACCAAACCACCGCTACTCCATAACCCACTACAATGGACGCCTTCACTGccatcttcaccaccttcaCTTCTGCCGccgcttcctcttctgaaGTTCCTCGTAACCAGGAGGCTCACCCCGGTGGCATGACCCTTTGTGTCATCGCCTAAACATCCTTGCCGCACCCTGTGAGTAGACTATTCTGTTCTCCAAAGCATTATGAAGTTGCTCATATTTAACGATAGCTGATATTCACATCAAACTCCAAGACCCAGCTGACACAGCCTGCTATTATTGTGGCCTATCGGAGAGGCAATAACGATATGTACGGGACATGTTTAGATGATGGCACTTTGATATGTATAATATAACTAGTTTATTTCTGTGATCCTCCTAAATACTAGAAAAACGTCTCCAAAGAACATAATTACAAGAAGCGACTTCGTCCAGTTTGTGAAGTTTTAGACTCAAAGAAGCAGTGAAACAGCAATTTGTTGAGAGGCCGTTTCACTAACCTCAATACTGACTGTTATAGAGCCTGCAACACAAATTGGCTCGTGTCATTACAACCGGTGGCAAAAAAACGAGGTGGATTATATCAGTAATAATACAACAAGTATTGCTGTCGACAATAATCAAAACAGCCAACTCAGATGGTCAATGGTTTCTTCGACGGACAAAAAACCTGAAGAAATGGTATCTGGGATGGAAGGCACGATAATTGACGGGATGTCCTTGACTCTTCTTATGGCTGGAATATCGTGATTATTAGCTTACTATTTACAATCACTCATCAATAAAGCCATGACATTTGAATTGTAACAAGGAAACGCTCCAAGACCTTACTACTACTATGGTGGAATTCCATTTTCTCCCCCGAGAATGAGTATTAAGGCCATCCTTCGCCACATTGCTTGCTTCCTTCAGAAGGATAAAGGGTCAAGCGAAAATTTTCGAAACATCACGTCCATGTATATTGTTGCTGGGTATCAATGGCGGACGTACATCAGATAATCGTAATAAGAAGACAACTCGCGTATCATGTAGCTTGCTCAGCCACACATCTTGGCCAGTAATAATGCCGCATAATGCCGGCCGTTTGGGATCTTTTTGTCCTTCTGGAACTAAAAAGCGTTGAGGCTCGTTGATcatccatccttcatcctttACCTCGGTTTACCACCCATGGCATCCAAGATGTCCGTCACCGACTTAGACTACTTTTCAAAAGATGAGCAGAGTGAAATTGAAGCTGAGCTCGACACTGGCTTCAAGGCCATTGAGGAAAAGTGCGTGATCTCCATTTAATGGATGTTACCTTTGCGACCAGGAATTTGACTGAATCACCACCATTTAGGTATGCTGTGACCGCCCAGAAGGGTTTTGAGACGATGTTGGTCGTTGACAACATCCCTGTCGTAGACGATAGTAAGAAGCAGAGGCTGTTGGAGCGATTGAGGCAGACGTTCGCCAAAGTGGGCGCGCCCATTGAGGTGGAAAGTATCGACATGCCTTGGAACGCAGCAACTGGCACTAATAAAGGGTACCGGATTGTCAATTCCTATTTCTTTATAGCTGTTGACTTCTCTTTTCCGATAGTTTCATTTTCCTGACATACCCCGATGTGAAGGAAGCGGAAAATGCCATCCACGCCCTCGACGGTGTGTCCTTTGGTAAAAGCGTGCTGCACGTCAATCGATTTGGAGACATACAACGTTTCGCCAGTATGCCTATCGGTGAGAGCGATCTGCCGTCGGGctggaaagagaaggagtaTATCGAGAAGGTGAAGTTTGGTAGTTGTCTCGTGTGGTTGGAAGCAACTGATATTTTTATCAGGATTACTTGCGAAACTGGCTTGGGGATCTTGCTGGGAGAGACCAGTATGTAACCTTTTGGGATGCAGAGGTTAGTGTCTGGTGGAACGGACGCAATGGAACCGCCGAGGCTCTAAAGGGTTCGGACGGTAAACCGCTGAAGAACAATGTGCGTTTGATTTGCATTTGTTAATCGTTACTTCGGTTGTCATGGTTCTGACCTCTTACATTCAGAAATGGGGTGAGTTATATCTACAATGGTCTACCATGGGAACCTACTTGGCTTCACTTCATCGTGTGGGCGTTGCCCTTTGGTCCGGTCCCAAACTCGATGGACCTATTGGCGTCAATGTGCTCAGATTCACTCACCCCAATGTCCGGCTTATCCAATTTTCCCCCTGCGAGAATTATCTCGTTACCTGGTCAGAAGACCCTCTTCCGAACTATGAGAATCATCCCAATGCAGCTCTACGAGACACTTTTGGCCCTGAAGACGAAGGAAATCAGTATGTCATTTGGGACATCAAGACGACGCGTGTTCTTCGGACATTTCCAGGTGATAAATCCGCATTTGGTGCGGATGACAGTCAATCCCGCTTATCGTGGCCAGCCTTCAAGTGGTCCGTGGATGACTCTTATATCGCGAAGTGCAATGTCGGCTCGGGGATTTCAGTGTATGAGTTGCCTACTATGGGATTGCTAGATAAAAAGAGTATAAAAATTGAGGGGGTACAAGACTTTGAGTGGTGTCCTATGAGCCAGAAGGATTTGATAGCgaggcaagaaggaaagggcaAGGAGTGTGTTCTGGCCTTCTGGACCCCTGAAGCTCAGAATCAGCCGGCTAGAGTGAACATAATGGCTGTTCCAAGCCGGACGATCTTGAGATCAAAGAACCTGTTTAATGTCTCTGAAGTACGTGTCATTATTAGCATGATACCAACCTGCTAATTCTTTTCTATTGTAGTGTAAATTTTACTGGCAGAGTCAAGGCGACTTCCTTTGTGTAAAGGTTGACCGCCATGCTCGAAAGGCCAAATCCAAAAAGGCTACTTCGTGCAACTTGGAAATTTTCCGCATGCGTGAGAAAGATTACCCTGTGGAGGTCCTTGAATTTAAAGGCATGTTCGTCCTACTAGCGCTTGTTAATTGAGGAAGCTGACACCTTTGTCTCCAGACTACGTTCCACAATTTGCGTGGGAGCCTTCGGGCACTCGCTTTGCCATCGTCCTCCAAACGGAAGCGAACATTTCATCGGTCTCTGGGGTGTCGACCAAATACAGTATCGACTTCTATCAGCTTGATTCCAAGAAGGGTGATTTCATTGCAATTAAGCATCTTGACAGCAAGATGGCCAATACTCTTGTTTGGTCGCCCAAGGGTCGCCATATCGCATTGGCCACCATAGGATCGTCCAGCAAGTATGATATCGAATTCTGGGATCTTGATTTCACCATCGATGAAAGGCGAGACGCTGCTGAGCTTGGAGCCAACGTCACTATGTTGGGCACTGGAGAGCATTACGGTATCACAGAGATTGCTTGGGATCCTAGTGGACGATACATTGCGACTTCTGCATCTACATGGCGACAGTCTGTGAGTGATTACTCTTGCTGTCGGAATTATTAATCTAATGCTCTTTGCAGCCTGAGCCTGGCTTTTCTATTTGGGATTTCAAGGGCCAACAGCTCCTACACGAATCACGGGATCGCTTCAAACAGTTCCTTTGGCGGCCTCGTCCTCCGACGCTGCTTAGTAAGGAACAGATTAAGAAGGTCAGAAAGGAACTTCGAGAATATTCGCGCCAGTtcgacgaagaagatgctgcGGAGGAGAATCGAGGGAGTGCCGAAAAACTCGCCCAACGTCGCAGAGAGATTGGGGAGTGGAATGCTTGGAGGATTAGGAACAATGACAGGCTGGTCGTTGAGCGCGAGAAAAGGGGCAAGTCAAAGGCCAAGATTGATGTTCAAGGCCAGGAGGCACGGGTTGAGGAGTGGGTCGAAGAGCTTATCGATGAGACTGAGGAATTGTCAAGGTAACTTACAGTGTTCTCGTAAAATGCATCTTTTTGTGCTATCACTGTACCTTAACAATTTATCCATCCCTGACTCTGCTACTTGTTAGTGTTTGTGCATTATAGCCTCCTACTCATAATATGGAATACGATGTACTCGAGGCTACTTTCGATTCTCAAACCAACATAAATGACAGAGCAGTCGCAATTGTTGTTCTTGTCCTTGCCCATCCTCCGCAGTCTTGGGGACTATCGCCGTATCTCTCCAAGCCTCTTTTGCGGATGCCGCATCAAATTGTACAATTCCTGTTTTGTGTTTATGCCACATGGGACTATCAGACACTCCACAAGAATCACACTTTTCCAcgtttttttttgtttcttctGACGAAGAGAGCttcaatgatgatggaatGATGAGCTCCAACCGCCTAGCCTTCCTCAATAGCGGGAATGCAGAGTTCCAAGTCGGATATTTGTAGGTTCCGATGTACACTTGAAACGCGGTCTGAACACTTTTTGTTAATAGATGCTTAATCTTTAAATATTGTTCCCACGCACTTCACCACTATCTGGTTCGACATCAAAGATCCCATGAATGACACGTTCGCTGAGGTCATGCGACTTGCACCATACTCCTGCGCTCATGACGCCTTCACTGTCTTTAAATTTGATAACAAGTTCTCCGTGTGACTTTCCCAGTTTGGCCTGAGTTATGGAGCAATTAGCCGTGGCTTGAAATAGTTAATAAAAAGCTTACAAGGTTGAATTCAAACCCTAAAGTCAAACCGGATAGCCATGCACAGGACACATGGAATTGTATATCGCAATCGCTACAGTTGATGACTGCTCCATCGCTTTGACCGCACAATGAACATGCGGTCATCCATCTGTCATCTCCAATGTTCATTATCCCCTCTACCTGCTTAAACGAGGTGGCATTAGCATATTCCACACCATTTGTCCATGTCGAACACAATAGGTGAGCCCAATGGCGGCCCTCTGAAGGCTTTAATGCCGCAAGCAAATCGTACTCGGTAAcattttttattttttttttcaatgTAAGGTGTGGAGTACGAGGGCAAAGAACACAGCGCGGTTCCTATTGTCGCGC
The DNA window shown above is from Cryptococcus decagattii chromosome 9, complete sequence and carries:
- a CDS encoding eukaryotic translation initiation factor 3 subunit B gives rise to the protein MSVTDLDYFSKDEQSEIEAELDTGFKAIEEKYAVTAQKGFETMLVVDNIPVVDDMGAPIEVESIDMPWNAATGTNKGFIFLTYPDVKEAENAIHALDGVSFGKSVLHVNRFGDIQRFASMPIGESDLPSGWKEKEYIEKDYLRNWLGDLAGRDQYVTFWDAEVSVWWNGRNGTAEALKGSDGKPLKNNKWGELYLQWSTMGTYLASLHRVGVALWSGPKLDGPIGVNVLRFTHPNVRLIQFSPCENYLVTWSEDPLPNYENHPNAALRDTFGPEDEGNQYVIWDIKTTRVLRTFPGDKSAFGADDSQSRLSWPAFKWSVDDSYIAKCNVGSGISVYELPTMGLLDKKSIKIEGVQDFEWCPMSQKDLIARQEGKGKECVLAFWTPEAQNQPARVNIMAVPSRTILRSKNLFNVSECKFYWQSQGDFLCVKVDRHARKAKSKKATSCNLEIFRMREKDYPVEVLEFKDYVPQFAWEPSGTRFAIVLQTEANISSVSGVSTKYSIDFYQLDSKKGDFIAIKHLDSKMANTLVWSPKGRHIALATIGSSSKYDIEFWDLDFTIDERRDAAELGANVTMLGTGEHYGITEIAWDPSGRYIATSASTWRQSPEPGFSIWDFKGQQLLHESRDRFKQFLWRPRPPTLLSKEQIKKVRKELREYSRQFDEEDAAEENRGSAEKLAQRRREIGEWNAWRIRNNDRLVVEREKRGKSKAKIDVQGQEARVEEWVEELIDETEELSR